TGCTCTCGCCGTCGTTGTTGTCTTCGCCGTTGGCCTCGTTGTGCTTCTCGTTGTAGGACACCAGGTCTCGCAACGTGAAGCCGTCATGGGCGGTGACGAAGTTGATCGATGCGACCGGCCGGCGCGCGGTGTGCTCGTAGAGGTCGGCCGAGCCGGTCAGCCGGGAGGCGAACTCGCCCAGGCTGGCATCTTCGCCGCGCCAGAAGTCGCGGACGGTGTCGCGGTACTTGCCGTTCCACTCCGTCCACTGCGGCGGGAAGTTACCCACCTGATACCCGCCGGGGCCGACGTCCCACGGCTCGGCGATCAGCTTCACCTGGCTGACGGTCGGATCTTGTTGCACGAGTTCGAAGAACGCGCTCAGGCGGTCGACGTCGTAGAACTCGCGGGCCAGGGTCGAGGCGAGGTCGAACCGGAACCCGTCCACGTGCATCTCGGTGACCCAGTACCGCAGCGAGTCCATGATCAGCTGTAGCGAGTGCGGGTGACCGACGTTGAGGCTGTTGCCGGTTCCGGTGTAGTCCATGTAGTAGCGCTTGTCGTCATCGACGAGCCGGTAGTAGGCGGCGTTGTCGATCCCGCGGAAGGACAGCGTCGGCCCCATGTGGTTGCCTTCGGCGGTGTGGTTGTAGACCACGTCGAGAATGACCTCGATGCCGGCTTCGTGCAGCGCCCGCACCATCGCCTTGAACTCCTGCACCTGACCACCCGGCGTCGAACTGGCCGAGTACTTGCTGTCCGGGGCGAAGAACCCAATTGTGTTGTAACCCCAGTAGTTCGACAGGCCCTTGTCGATCAGGGTGGAGTCATTGGCGAAGTGGTGCACCGGCATCAATTCGATAGCGGTGGCGCCGATCGCTTTCAGGTGGTCGATGATCGCCGGGTGTGAGATCGCCGAGTACGTACCTCGAATGGCATCCGGAATGTCGGGATGGGTTTGCGTCAGGCCTTTGACATGCGCCTCATAGATGACGCTATCGGCGTATTCGCGCTGCGGGGGCCGGTCGACGCCCCAGTCGAAGTACGGGTTGATGACCACGGACTTGGGCATGCTTGCCGCGGAGTCGTCATCGTTGCGGCTGTCGGGGTCGCCGAAGTCGTAACCGAACAGCGACTGGTTCCAGTCGAAACGGCCGTCGATAGCCTTGGCGTACGGGTCGAGCAGCAGCTTGTTGGGATTGCAGCGGTGCCCTTCGGCGGGATCGTGCGGGCCGTGCACGCGGTACCCGTAGCGCTGGCCGGGTTCGATGCCCGGCAGGTATCCGTGCCAGACGAATCCGTCCACTTCGGGAAGGGCCACGCGCGTCTCGGCGCCGTCGTCGTCGAACAGACACAGCTCCACCCGCTCGGCCACTTCGGAGAACAGCGCGAAGTTGGTGCCGTAGCCGTCGTAGGAGGCGCCCAAGGGGTAGGCCTTACCAGGCCATACCTCGATAGCAGCGTTGGTCACGTGGGACTCCCTAGTTAGACGGGCTGGACTGTGGCGTGTACCCCGGAATGGGTCGCGCCAAATCAGTCAGAACAGGTTTGTGACAGGGGTGACAATTGACGTCACGGAGTTGCTTCGTGACCGGGTCGGCCGCTGGTCCGGCGGCGCTCTTTCATCTCGGCTTCGAACACGTGGCGATGCCCGTCCATCAGCTGATCACGCACGTCGCGCTCGTGTTGGCGCAGCACTGACCAGTAGTCGTCGTCGAATTCCTCGACGACCTGGAAGGTCCAGCGGCCGTGGAGAACATTGCGGCCGACCATGTCCTCGGTCAAGCGATCGGCGATGTCGGCGTGACCGGCATCGCGCAGCTTGTCGCAGGCCTCCCCGAGCAGCAGGTCGGCGTGGCCCATCAGCTGGTGGAAGGAGTACAGGTGGCCGCGGGCGCGCTCCACGTACTCCAGTGCCTCGGACAGTGATCCGACCGCTTCGACGGTGTCGTCGTCGACGCCCTCGGGCCGACGGCTCAGGGAATCCTCGCCGCTCATGTGCCGGCCTGCCTTTCGTGTCCCGGACGTAACGCAGTGGCCCGTTTCGGCTGCTGCACCGCCCGGCTCATGGGCAGTCTCTACCCGGCTGTGGACAGGGCAAAACCCCACTCAGAGCAGGGCGGCGATCGGTGAACCGTCGAGGTTGTCGAGCAGCTCCTGCACGTCGTCGAATACGGCTGCAGCTCCGGCCTTTTCGAGTTCGCCTCTACCGACGCCGCCAGACAGCACCGCGATGCACGGCACCCCGGCGCGGGCGCTGGCCTCCACATCCCAGACGGTGTCGCCGATGAACACCGCCTGCTGCGCCGACACCCCGGCCTTCTTCAGTGCGACGTTGACGATGTCGGGCCGGGGTTTGGCCTCCTCGACGTCTTCGGACGAGGTGATGGCCGACACGAGCTCGTCGCAGTCGAGCGTTGTGCGCAACATGGCCAGTTCGTTCTCCGGCGCTGAGGTCGCCAGCACGACCTGCAGGCCCAGGTCGGCAACACGCTGCAGCAGTCCGCGCGCCCCGGGCAGCGTGGTCAGCAGATCGGCGCAGGCCTCGTAGTGGCGGGTGTGGAAGTCCTTGAGCCGCTTCTGCACATCGTCGTCGGCGCCGCCGGACAGTTCCTCGACCAAGGTGGACCCGTCCATGCCGATCGAGCGGTGGACATGCCAGGCCTGAACCGGCAGGCCGACCTCGTGGAAGGCCTGCTGCCAGGCATGGACGTGGAGGTAGTTCGAGTCGACGAGGGTGCCGTCGATGTCGAAGAGCACTGCGGGCTTGGCCATGCGGGATGGGGTACCCGGTTTCAGGGCGGGTTCTCAGGCCTCGGGCGCGTTGTCGTCGGCCGGCAGCGCCTCGTCATCCTCGTCGACCACCGGCGCGGGCTCCCAGGCATTGACACCGACGGTGATCATCCGCAGCTGTTTGACCGCGGTGCGCTTGATCTCGTCGAGCGCGGCCGCGTCGTGGGCGTCCTCGATGGCCTCGGCGATGATGATCATCGAGTTCACGAACAGACTGGCCAGGATGTTGAGGTCCTCGGTGCTCCACTCGTTGAGCCCAGGGAACCGCGCGAGGTCGGTGGCGAGCTCCGAGGTGATCAGCCGGATCTCGGTGCGGATCGCATAGCGCAGCACCGTCACGCCGCTGGAGCGCTCGCGCCCGATGAACCGCCAGTGCTCACGCTGCTCGGCCACCCCGGCGACCAGGATGTCGACCGTGGACTCGATGACGCGGTTCGGGTCGAGCTTGCCCGCGCGGGCGCTGCGCAGCATCTCGCGCAAGGTGCGGAAGGACTCGTCGATCAGAACCAGGCCGAGGGCGTCCATCGACTCGAAGTGGCGGTAGAACGCGGCAGGCACGATCCCGGCCTCGCGGGTGACTTCACGCAGGCTCAGACCGCTGAAGCTGCGCTCGTCGAGGAGCTTCAATGCGGCCGCGATGATGGCCCGGCGGGTGGCCTCTTTGCGCTCTTCCCGCGATGGTGTTTCGCGAGAGCGTGACTTCCCTGAACGCTCGCGACGTGAGCTGGGCGTACGACTGTTCACTGGTGTGAACCCTACCACAGACTGGTCGGATTCCTTGACGACGTGCACTTTCACGACACAGAGTGTACACATGTTCACTCAAATCTTGACCGAGAAGGTGCTCCGCTCGCCGCTGGTCGATCTGCTCACCGGTCCGCATGGCGTGGACCGTTACACCGAGCTGGTGGACGCGACTTGGACCACCGACGCCCGCGCCAGGGTGGTCGACGTACGACGCTCCACCCCGCGCAGCGTCACCCTGCTCCTCGACCCCAATGCCGCTGTCACCGGCTACCGCGCCGGCCAGCATCTGAACCTGACGGTGGAGATCGACGGCCGCCGCCACACCCGCTGTTACTCACCGGCCAGCGCCGAGGGGTCCCCGCTGATCGAATTGACGATCGGATCCCATGACGGCGGCCTGGTGTCCAACCACCTCTACCGCCACGCCCGCCCCGGCATGGTCGTCGACCTGTCCGACCCGGCCGGCGACTTCGTCCTGCCCGAGGCCAGGCCCCAGCGCATCCTGTTCGTCTCCGGCGGCAGCGGCATCACCCCGGTGATGTCGATGCTGCGCACCCTGCAGGCCGAAGGCTTCGACGGCGAGATCGCCTTCATCCACTACGCCCGCACTCCGGCCGAAGCCTGCTACCGAGCCGAACTGGCCGCCACCGGTGTCCGGGTGCTGCACGGCTACACCCGCGCACCGGGCGGCGAGCTCGACGGCCGCTTCGGGCCCGAGCACCTTCAGGTCGCGATGCCCGATGCCGACGCCGTCTACGTGTGCGGGCCGCCCGCACTGGTCGAGGCGGTGCGCGAACACTGCCCGAACGCCTTCTCGGAGAGCTTTGTCCCGGTGCCCTTCGTGGTGCCCGATGCTCCGTCGGGTGGCCGAATCAGCTTCCGGGACAGCGGCATCGACGCGCAAGACGACGGACGTCCCCTCCTGGACCAGGCGGAGGACGCTGGTCTGAACCCCACCAGTGGATGCCGAATGGGCATCTGCCACACCTGCACCCGCCGTAAGCATCGCGGCGCCGTGCGCAACCTGACCACCGGAACGATCTCCACCGCCGACGAGGAGGACGTGCAGATCTGCGTGTCCGTGCCTGTCGGCGACGTCGAGATCGCGCTCTGAGCAGAAAGGGACGAACCATGAACACCCAACACGTCACACTGACCCGCGAGCAGGCCGACGAGTTCGGCCGTGAACTCGACGCGATCAAGGAACAGGTGATCGCCGACCTCGGCCAGACCGACGTCGACTACATCCGCCGGGTTATCAAGGCCCAGCGCGCCATGGAGATCGGCGGCCGCGCATTGCTGATGGCCGGCATCTTCCCCCCTGCCTGGCTGGCCGGAACCGCGCTGCTCGGGATCTCGAAGATCTTGGACAACATGGAGATCGGCCACAACGTCATGCATGGGCAGTACGAGTGGACCGGCGACCCGGCCCTGCGCGGCCGCACCTTCGAGTGGGACACCGCGTGCCCGGCCGACCAGTGGCGGCACTCGCACAACTTCTCTCACCACACCTTCACCAATATCGTTGGTATGGACCGCGATATCGGCTATGGCATCCTGCGAATGAGCCCCGATCAGCCGTGGCGACCCTATTACCTGGGCAACCCGGTGTACGCCTTCCTGCTGATGGTGCTGTTCCAGTACGGCGTCGCACTGCACGAGCTGGAGGCCGACCGCATCCGTTCCGGTGAGATCTCGCTGGCCGACAAGCGCGAGATCGCCAGTGAAATCTGGCGCAAGACCCGTCGCCAGCTCCTCAAGGACTATGTGGCGTTCCCGTTGCTCGCCGGACCGATGGCACCGTTCGTGTTCACCGGCAACATGACGGCCAACCTGATCCGCAACGTGTGGTCGTACATGATCATCTTCTGCGGGCACTTCCCGGACGGCACACAGGAATTCACTATTGAGGAAACTCGTAACGAGTCTCGTGGCCAGTGGTACTTCCGCCAGATCCTCGGTTCGGCCAACCTGACCGGCGGCAAGCTGTTCCACCTGCTGTCGGGCAACCTGTCCCACCAGATCGAGCACCATCTGTTCCCGGACGTGCCGGCGCGCCGGTACGCCGAGATGGCCCCGCACGTCCGCGAGGTGTGCGAGCGCTACGGCATCCCCTACAACGCAGGACCGCTGCCCAAGCAGTTCGGCACCGTGATTCGCAAGATCGTCAAGCTGGCGCTACCCACCCGCCAGCGCAGCGAGGATGCCGCGCTGGTCGAGGCGGCCTGATCACTTGGGCCGGGACAGGTCGTAGACATCGTCGTCGCCGACCTGGGTGACCGTGAACGTCGCGCTCACCCAGTCGGTGATGCCAGTGTGGTTGCGGTTGATGCCCGGCCACCCGCCGGCCTTGCCCCGCCAGTCCCGCTCGACGATGTAGTAGGCCACCTTGCCCGCCGCCACATCCGCCTTGAACTGCCCCAGGCTCGGGGCGGGGTCACTGCCGGTGAAGCCGCCGACGGCCATCACCGCTGTGCCGGTGGATAATTCAAGAGCAGCGGCGGCGGACGAGCCGGAGATCGCCGCAGACCACCGCGTGGTGGTGGCGCGCAGCAGGGCGTCCAGTTTCGGATTGTCCTTCGACTCACCGAACCCCGCGCCGAAGCCGGTCGTCGATCGGGCCGGGCCGACGGTCGGCCCGCCACCGCGATGCGGAGCGCCGAGCGTGGCGACGGCGTAGGCGGTCGGCCCGGCCAGGACCGCCACCACACCCAATGCCGCGGCGGCCACCGCGACCCTGCGGCGCCGCGGCGCCGGCAAGGCCAGCGCGACGGCGGCCAGCACGGTCACTACCAGGACCGTCCACCGCAGGGCGGGCAACCAGTCCTCGTTGCGGCCGAGCACCCACCAACTCCAGATGCCGGTCACCGCGATCAGCCCCGTCAACCCGGCCCGGCCGAACCAGGACTGTCTGCGCGCCCACATCTGTTGGGCGCCAATGGCAACCGTGCCGGCCACCGCGGGTGCCAGCGACAGGCAGTAGTACGGGTGCACCATGCCCTTCATATAGCTGAGCACCACACCGTCGATCACCAGCCAGCCGCCGAACAGAAGGACACCGGCCCGCACCGGGTCGGTGCGCGGTGCGCGACCGCGGGCGATCAGCACCAGAACCAGACTGAGCAGAGCTGCCGGTATCAACCAGCCGATCTCGAAACCGAACTCACCCGCGAACAGCCGGCCCAGACCTTCCTTCTGGTTGCCCATGCCGCCGAAGCCGCCGAGGTGGCGGAGCTGGCTGCCGGCCGAGTTGCCGAGCGGATCGCCGGGCCCGAAATTCATGTGATTGCGGCCGAGAACGCGCGCGAAGCCGTTGTAGCCCAGCACCAGATTCATGAAGTTGTCATCGGTCGACCCGGCGATGTAGGGGCGCGACGACGACGGCCACACCAGGGTCAGGACCACGAACCAGCCGGCCGACACCACGAAGGCGGCCGCGGCGCCCAGCAGGTGCAGCAGCCGCCGGCGCAGCGGCGTCGGTGCCGCGATCAGATAGGCCAGGCCCACCGCCGGCGCGATCATCAGGCCTTCCAGCATCTTGGCCAGGAACGCGAACCCGAGCGCGACACCGGCCCACGCCAGCCACTTGCCTCCTGCTCGTTCCAGCGCGCGCACTGTGCAGTACGCCGAGGCCATCATCAGCAGCACCATCGCGGCGTCGGGGTTGTTGAACCGGAACATCAGCGCGGCGACCGGGGTGAGCGCCAGCGCGGCGCCGGCCAGCAAGCCGGCCCGCGGGCCGCAGATGCGCGCGATCGCGGAGTAGAGCAGCCACACCGTCGCCACGGCCATCAACGCCTCGGGCACCAGCATGCTGGCACTACTGAAGCCGAACAGCTGCCCGGACAGACCCATCACCCACTGCGACACCGGGGTTTGTCGACGGTGATGAAGTTGGCTGAATCGAGCGAGCCGAACAGCAGCGCCTCCCAGTTCTTCGAGCCGGCCTGAGCGGCGCCGGCGTAGAACTGGTTGCCCATCCCGTTGACGGTGATGTTCCACAGGTACATGACCGTGGTCGCGACGAGCAGCACCACCAGCCCGATGCGATCCGATCGCGACGGGCTGGCCACCGCGCGATCGACCTCGGCGGAATCCTGCGGTGCTTGGGCTGGAAACGTCGTTGTCACATGGACTATTGACCCATTCACGGCTGACCGTTGGCTGACAAGGGGCTGGGAGCCGCCGGCCCTCCGCCGCAGTGGGTGTGGGGCGGTGGGTGTTGCGGATTTGGGACTCGACCGTTACGACTCGCTGCTCGCCTGGGCCCGCGTGCTGTGTCAGCGTCGACGCTGTGGCCGCGAACGACGCGAGAAAGACCGATAACCGACTAGCCGCTCGATGTGCGGCGGTGGCGTCGATCGGTGCCGCGGTCATCCACTTCGCCGTCGCGCCCATGCACTGGAAGGACTGGGTGCCCGCCGGGGTGTTCTTCGCGTCGATCGCGGGCTTCCAGCTCGCGTGGGGATTTCTCGCCTGGTCACGACCGACGCGGCTGTTGCTGGCGGCCGGGATCGCCGGCAACGTCGGTTCCGCCGCCCTGTGGGTGGTGTCCAGGACTGCGGGTGCGCCGTTCGGTCCCAACGCAGGTGCGGCGGAGGCCGTGGAAGCGGCAGGCATCTGTGTTCTCCTCCTGCAGTGCTACGTGGTCATGGGTGCCGCGTGGGTGTTGCTTCGGCGCTACCGGGCGCCCGCTCTTTCGGGTGTCGGGCGGACGCTGGTACTTGTGGGCGCGAACACCGTGATGGCGCTCGCCGTCACCGCCGGCCTGGCGTCCGGCCTCCAGGGCCACCAGCATCACCATGGCGCGCCCGTCGACGCCGAGGCCGGACGCGACCCGGCGCACGAGGCACACGGGGTCACTGATCACGGCTCGACGCCCGCGGTCACCGAGCCGGGTCGACCGGTTACGGACATGGGGCTGAGCACCGGCGGCGATCACGCTCCGTCCGGGTCTGACGGGCATCAGCACGATCACCACGACTAACCGCTCCCCGACACACACGCATCGCAACGCCATGTCGGCACCGGTTCTGCGCCCTCGTTGAGGGCGTTCTTTATCGAATCTTCACAGAACCACTACGACACACCTGCCGGAGCCTGGTGAAGCTGGGTGGGGATCGACTGATCCGATGCGACGAAAGGGATGTGTTGTGAACAAAGCCAGGACTGTGGTGACCGGGGTGGCCGCGTTGGCTGCGGTTGCCGCCATCGGCGCGTGTAGCAACTCGGGCACCAAGGACGCGGCGTCGCCGTCGGCGACGTCCACTGTCCAGAGTTCGACCACGGCGCCGGTAGCCGCGCACAATCAGGCCGACATGATGTTCGCCCACATGATGATTCCGCATCATCGGCAGGCGATCGAGATGAGCGACATGATCCTGGCCAAGCAGGGCATCGATGCTCGGGTGGTGGACCTGGCCAAGCAGATCAAGGCGGCGCAGGGCCCGGAGATCGACACGATGCAGGGTTGGCTGAATCAGTGGGGAATGCCCGGGATGCCGGGCATGACCAACATGCCGGGGATGAACGGTACGACCGGCAGCGCGCCCTCAGACCACGGCGGCATGCACGGGTCGGACACCCCCACAGCGGCACCGACCACCTCGACCATGCCGATGCCGGGTATGCCCGGAATGGATGACATGCCAGGTATGGACGGGATGATGTCCCCGGCCGATATGCAGGCACTCCAGAACGCCCAAGGCGTCGAGGCCAGCAAGCTGTACCTGACCCAGATGATCAAGCATCACCAGGGTGCAATCACCATGGCGCAGAACGAGATCAAGGACGGCCAGTTCGCCGACGCCATCGCCCTCGCCAAGTCGATCGCCACCAGCCAGCAAAAGGAGATCGGTACCATGAATCAGATTCTGAGCTCCCTGTAGTCGGAGCAGACAGTCACGCGTACTCGCGCTGATTGCCGCGGCGAGCTCCGGCGACCGGCAGGCTGGGCACCGTCACCGTGAAGGTGGTGCCTTCCCCGGGGCCGGGGCTGGTCGCGGTGATGGTGCCGCCGTGCGCCTCGGTCAACGCCTTGGCGATCGCGAGGCCGATGCCGGAGCCGCCCCGGTCACGATTACGCGCCGAGTCGGCACGGTAGAAGCGCTCGAAGATGTGCGGTAGGTGCTCTGCGGCAACACCCTCGCCGTCGTCACTCACCGTGAAGACGACCTCGCTGCCCACGGGCGCCGCGGCGAGTCGAACGTGACCGCCAGGCGCAGTGTGACGTAATGCATTGTCCAGCAGGTTGTTCAACACCTGCGTGAGGCGTTGACGGTCGGCCCAGAACCGGGTGCCCTCACTCACCTGAATGCTCAGTGCAACGTTCTTCGCAGCGTAGCGGTCGGCCAGCGCGGCGCTGACGGAGCGGGCGACCTCGTCGGCATCGACCCATCCCGGGGTGATCGTGGCGTGAGCGTCTTCGGCCTGGGCCAGGGCGGCGGCGTCGGCGGAGAAGCGCACCAGCCGGCCGGTCTGCTCTCGCAACATCGCGATCGTCGGCTGGTCCAGGACCTTCACGCCGTCCTCAACGGCTTCCAGATAGGCCTCCAGCACGGCCACCGGTGTCCGGATCTCGTGAGCGAGATCGCCGAACAGCTGGCGCCGGCTCGATTCCACAGCTTGCAGCCGAGCTGCCATCTTGTTGAAAGCTGTTGCCATATCGTCGAATTCACGGCCGAGTCGAGGTGGTGCGACACGGATGTCGTAGCGGCCCTCGGCCACCGCCGACGCGGCTGCCGAGACCTCGGCGACGGAGTGCTGCAGCCGCCGGCTCAGGTAAGCGGTGGCGATCAGCGCGGTGAGGGCGGCCACCGTGATCGCGACTCCGATGGAGAGTGCGGTGGCGTGCTGGTAGGCCTGCTCGGCGTGATACTGCTCGTTGGAATCATGGGCGACGCCGGCCATGTGGAGATGCTCTCGGAACAACGGCGGCCCCACCACTGATGCGACCACCCACGTGGTCACCCCGCCGGCCAACAGGACCAGCGTCTGCGCGAGCAGCAGCCGCCGGCGCATGCCGAATCCGCTGACCGCGGTCACCGGCACGTGCGGCGATGCCTGCGAGGGAAGATTCATGCCTTCATCGTGCCGCGCCTGGGCGGCATGGCGCGGTCTTGAGCGAATCTTCATAGAACCAACACCAAACCCGCTGTGGGTCCTCCGCAATCTGGGAGACGAACCCGTGAGAAGACAGGATTGGTGATGAGTCGACAGGCGCTGACTCGGCGCGGCTTTCTGGCGGCAGGAGTACTTGGTGGCGCGGCGTTGGTGGCCTGCGGTCGGTCGACCAACCCCGGGGCCACCGGTGGCTCCGCGTCGCCGGGTGCGATCGCCGCGGCGGAGGCGGCCCGACCGCACACCGGCAGGACAGTCACCGCGCACCTGGCCCCGGGTCCTGCCGACATCGACCTCGGCGGGACCAGGGCGCGGACGCTGGCCTACAACGGTCAGGTCCCGGGCCCGCTGATCAGGGCCAACGTCGGTGACGACATCGCGGTCATCGTCGACAACGGACTCGATCACCCGACCTCGGTGCACTGGCACGGGATCGCGTTGCGCAACGACATGGACGGCGCCGCCCCGGCCAGTCCGAACATCGCACCCGCCAGCGGCTTCACCTATCGGTTCAGCTCCCCCCATCCCGGTACGTACTGGGCGCACCCGCATACCGGGCTGGACACCGACTTCGGCTTGTATGTGCCGGTCATCATCGACGATCCGGCAGAGCCGGGACGCTACGACGCCGAGTGGATCGTGATGCTCGACGACTGGACCTCCGGCGTCGGAACCAGCCCGCAACAGATCTTCACGGGGCTGCAGTCGATGGGCGGCATGGGGCAGATGCAGATGCCGGGGATGGGCGGCATGGGACACATGCCGGGCATGGGCGGTATGGGATCGATGCCGGGCGTCCCCGGCGTCGGCGGTGTGGGAACCAGTGACGTGCTCGGCGGTGACGCCGGCGATGTCAGCTACCCGTACTACATCATCAACGGCCGCGTCCCGTCGGCCGCGACGACATTCACCGCGAAACCCGGGAACCGCATTCGTATTCGGATCATCAACGCCGCCGCCGATACCGCGTTCCGGGTCGCGCTGGCCGGGCATCGCATGACCGTCACCCACACCGATGGATTCCCTGTCCGGCCGGAGGACGTCGATGCGCTCCTGGTGGGTATGGGTGAGCGTTACGACGTCATCGTGACCGCGGGTGACGGAGTGTTTCCGCTCGTTGCCGCGGCGGAGGGTAAGAACGCTGTCGCACGTGCGCTGTTGTCGACCGGCGGCGGGAGCGCTCCGGACGCCGCGTTCCGGCCTCCGCAACTCGCCGGGCGGACCGGAACGGTCGACACCTTCACTGCCACAACGGAAGTCCAGCTGCCGGGCACCAGCGACCACGCATTGCAGGTTCGGCTCTCGGGCATGATGATGCGGTACGACTGGATGATCAACGGCCGGCCCTATGACCAGACGGTTCCGCTGAGCGTCCACCAGGGCCAGAACGTGACGCTGACGTTCGTCAACGACTCCATGATGTGGCATCCGATGCACCTGCACGGCCACACCTTCCAGGTGCTCAAGCCAGATGGCAGCGCAGGACCGCGGAAGGACACCGTGATCGTCAAACCGATGCAGACGGTGGTGGTGAGGATGGTCGCGGACAACCCTGGCGTCTGGATGCTGCACTGTCACAACGCTTACCACATGGAAGCCGGCATGATGACCACCCTGAACTATGCCGGCTAGCGGGCGAGGAACGGCGATCTTGATCGGAGACGCGCTGCCGCGGAAGCTATTTCGTGCCGAACAGCCGATCCCCGGCATCGCCCAGACCCGGCACGATGTAGCCCTGCTCGTCGAGTCCCCTGTCGACCGCCGCGGTGTAGATCGGCACCTCCGGATGGGCGTCGTGCACGACGGCGATCCCTTCGGGGCAGGTGAGCAGACAGACGAACTTGATGGACCGGGGCCGGAACTCCTTGAGGCGGTCCACCGCCGCCACCGCCGAGTTGCCGGTGGCCAGCATCGGGTCGACCACGACCACCTCACGCTCGTGCAGGTCGCTGGGCATCTTGAAGTAATACTCCACGGCGACACGGGTTTTCGGATCGCGGTACAACCCGATGTGTCCGATCCGGGCGCCCGGCACGACGGTCAGCATTCCATCCAGAATGCCGGTGCCGGCCCGCATGATGGCGACGAACACCAGTTTCTTGCCATCGATGACGGTGCCGGTGGTGGTCTCCAGCGGGGTTTCCACCGCGATCTCCTGGGTCGGGGTGTCGCGCAGCACCTCGTAGGCCAGCAGCGTGGCCATCTCGTTGGCCAGCCTGCGGAACGTGTTGGTGGACGTGACCTTGCGCCGCATCAGTGTCAGCTTGTGCTGCACCAGCGGGTGGTCGATGACGTGGACGTCGCGCATCAGAACACTGTGCCATCGCTGATGATGGACAGCGGCGGGAGGCCACCGCGCAGCCGCTGGGCCAGCTCCCTGCCCGCCGCCCACGTACCGCCTTCCAACACTCGGGCCAGCGGCATCTGGTCGGCGTCGGCACCGAGTCGCCGCCGTACCAGGGGAGCCAGCTCGTCGAGCAGCGCCACGGTCAAGGCCCGCCACTCGACCACCAATTCGTCTGAGACGCTGACACTTCGGGTGGCGTCCGTACTATCGCGAAGCTGGAGCACGCCGGTGTCGAGCAGCAGGCCACCGTTGCGGTATTCGGGCAGTCCGGTCAGCTCGTCAAGATCGGTCACCGTCACCCCGGCCCAGTCGAACGGCTCGAGCAACGAGTATGTGAGCCACTGCGAGAGTTTGTGAAACGGCATCCAGCCCGCCGTCAGACCCGGACCCTGGAGCGCGGAATGCCGCCAGCAGTCCCCGAGCGGCTGGTCACCGATCATGCTGCTGCCCGGCCAGATCGGCGCCAAGGAGTTCAGGACCGTGGACAGCAGGTCGGCCGCCGGTACCGATCTCCCGCCCACGGCGCCGAGTAATCCGCCGGGGCGGCCCTCGGCGCCGAATACCTCCGGGTCCGCGGCGGTGACCGCACCCAGGCGATGCAGGAT
This is a stretch of genomic DNA from Mycobacterium sp. ELW1. It encodes these proteins:
- the glgX gene encoding glycogen debranching protein GlgX, which codes for MTNAAIEVWPGKAYPLGASYDGYGTNFALFSEVAERVELCLFDDDGAETRVALPEVDGFVWHGYLPGIEPGQRYGYRVHGPHDPAEGHRCNPNKLLLDPYAKAIDGRFDWNQSLFGYDFGDPDSRNDDDSAASMPKSVVINPYFDWGVDRPPQREYADSVIYEAHVKGLTQTHPDIPDAIRGTYSAISHPAIIDHLKAIGATAIELMPVHHFANDSTLIDKGLSNYWGYNTIGFFAPDSKYSASSTPGGQVQEFKAMVRALHEAGIEVILDVVYNHTAEGNHMGPTLSFRGIDNAAYYRLVDDDKRYYMDYTGTGNSLNVGHPHSLQLIMDSLRYWVTEMHVDGFRFDLASTLAREFYDVDRLSAFFELVQQDPTVSQVKLIAEPWDVGPGGYQVGNFPPQWTEWNGKYRDTVRDFWRGEDASLGEFASRLTGSADLYEHTARRPVASINFVTAHDGFTLRDLVSYNEKHNEANGEDNNDGESNNSSWNCGVEGPTDDPEINALRDRQQRNLIATTILSQGVPMICHGDELGRTQGGNNNGYCQDNDITWIDWDSANEELLEFTASVSALRAAHPVFRRRRFFNGLPVRRRGSEGLPDISWFRPDGSEMSDEDWDSGFGKSVAVYLNGHGIPDLDARGRRVSDDSFVLCFNAHHEPIEFVLPPAEFGKAWQPVVDTSAGAGEIEEAAAVKASTPLRVESRSMVVLRATE
- a CDS encoding HAD family hydrolase encodes the protein MAKPAVLFDIDGTLVDSNYLHVHAWQQAFHEVGLPVQAWHVHRSIGMDGSTLVEELSGGADDDVQKRLKDFHTRHYEACADLLTTLPGARGLLQRVADLGLQVVLATSAPENELAMLRTTLDCDELVSAITSSEDVEEAKPRPDIVNVALKKAGVSAQQAVFIGDTVWDVEASARAGVPCIAVLSGGVGRGELEKAGAAAVFDDVQELLDNLDGSPIAALL
- a CDS encoding TetR family transcriptional regulator; translated protein: MNSRTPSSRRERSGKSRSRETPSREERKEATRRAIIAAALKLLDERSFSGLSLREVTREAGIVPAAFYRHFESMDALGLVLIDESFRTLREMLRSARAGKLDPNRVIESTVDILVAGVAEQREHWRFIGRERSSGVTVLRYAIRTEIRLITSELATDLARFPGLNEWSTEDLNILASLFVNSMIIIAEAIEDAHDAAALDEIKRTAVKQLRMITVGVNAWEPAPVVDEDDEALPADDNAPEA
- a CDS encoding ferredoxin reductase, with the protein product MFTQILTEKVLRSPLVDLLTGPHGVDRYTELVDATWTTDARARVVDVRRSTPRSVTLLLDPNAAVTGYRAGQHLNLTVEIDGRRHTRCYSPASAEGSPLIELTIGSHDGGLVSNHLYRHARPGMVVDLSDPAGDFVLPEARPQRILFVSGGSGITPVMSMLRTLQAEGFDGEIAFIHYARTPAEACYRAELAATGVRVLHGYTRAPGGELDGRFGPEHLQVAMPDADAVYVCGPPALVEAVREHCPNAFSESFVPVPFVVPDAPSGGRISFRDSGIDAQDDGRPLLDQAEDAGLNPTSGCRMGICHTCTRRKHRGAVRNLTTGTISTADEEDVQICVSVPVGDVEIAL
- a CDS encoding acyl-CoA desaturase, with the protein product MNTQHVTLTREQADEFGRELDAIKEQVIADLGQTDVDYIRRVIKAQRAMEIGGRALLMAGIFPPAWLAGTALLGISKILDNMEIGHNVMHGQYEWTGDPALRGRTFEWDTACPADQWRHSHNFSHHTFTNIVGMDRDIGYGILRMSPDQPWRPYYLGNPVYAFLLMVLFQYGVALHELEADRIRSGEISLADKREIASEIWRKTRRQLLKDYVAFPLLAGPMAPFVFTGNMTANLIRNVWSYMIIFCGHFPDGTQEFTIEETRNESRGQWYFRQILGSANLTGGKLFHLLSGNLSHQIEHHLFPDVPARRYAEMAPHVREVCERYGIPYNAGPLPKQFGTVIRKIVKLALPTRQRSEDAALVEAA